One genomic segment of Methanothermobacter wolfeii includes these proteins:
- a CDS encoding transcription initiation factor IIB, which yields MRSDVSEIEKETKCPECGSEDLRGDYERAEIVCGKCGLVIDDNLVDMGPEWRAFDHEQRDKRTRVGAPITYTIHDKGLSTMIDWRNKDIYGRDIPARNRAQWYRLRKWQRKIRISGATERNLAFALSELDRDSSRLGLPRSVREAASMVYRRAVENKLIRGRSIEGVVAASLYAACRSCNVPRTLDEIAEVSRVSKKEVGRTYRFLTRELNIKLPPTSPVDYVPRFASELGLSGKVQSKAIEIIEMAMKNGLTSGRGPTGVAAAALYIASVLLGERKTQRDVAEVAGVTEVTIRNRYKELTEQLDLGVTL from the coding sequence ATGAGGTCTGATGTTTCTGAAATAGAGAAGGAAACAAAATGCCCTGAATGTGGCTCCGAAGATCTCAGGGGCGACTACGAAAGGGCTGAAATTGTCTGTGGGAAATGCGGGCTTGTCATAGATGATAACCTGGTTGATATGGGTCCTGAGTGGAGGGCCTTTGACCATGAACAGAGGGACAAGAGGACAAGGGTAGGTGCACCCATAACCTACACCATACACGACAAGGGACTCTCCACAATGATAGACTGGAGAAACAAGGACATATACGGAAGGGACATACCGGCAAGGAACAGGGCCCAGTGGTACCGTCTCAGGAAGTGGCAGAGGAAGATAAGGATTTCAGGCGCCACAGAGAGAAATCTTGCATTTGCTCTCAGTGAACTTGACAGGGACTCATCAAGGCTTGGCCTCCCCAGAAGTGTGAGGGAAGCCGCCTCAATGGTGTACAGGAGAGCGGTGGAAAACAAACTCATAAGGGGAAGGAGCATTGAAGGAGTTGTTGCAGCATCACTCTACGCGGCATGCAGAAGCTGCAACGTCCCCAGGACACTTGATGAGATCGCTGAGGTATCAAGGGTAAGCAAGAAGGAGGTTGGAAGGACCTACAGGTTCCTCACAAGGGAACTGAACATAAAACTTCCCCCAACATCACCCGTTGACTACGTTCCAAGGTTTGCAAGTGAACTGGGACTTTCAGGGAAGGTCCAGTCCAAGGCCATCGAAATAATTGAAATGGCCATGAAGAACGGTTTAACATCTGGAAGGGGCCCTACAGGTGTTGCAGCGGCAGCACTGTACATAGCATCTGTTCTTCTGGGTGAGAGGAAGACCCAGAGGGACGTTGCCGAGGTTGCGGGTGTAACCGAGGTAACAATAAGGAACAGATACAAGGAGCTCACAGAGCAGCTGGATCTTGGTGTAACACTCTAG
- a CDS encoding H/ACA ribonucleoprotein complex subunit GAR1, with the protein MKILGNISHISNRGRIIARSERTPKLGAPVFTSDGKRIGSVHDIFGPTRKPYISIKTSRAVNTEKFENRVGETLYEGIKNVKKWGRRKRRKK; encoded by the coding sequence ATGAAGATTTTAGGGAATATTTCACATATCTCCAACAGGGGAAGAATCATAGCACGCTCAGAGAGAACACCGAAGCTTGGAGCACCTGTTTTTACTTCTGATGGAAAGAGGATTGGAAGCGTCCATGATATCTTTGGTCCAACACGGAAACCATACATATCCATCAAAACAAGTCGTGCAGTAAACACAGAAAAGTTTGAGAACCGAGTTGGAGAGACTTTATACGAGGGTATAAAGAATGTGAAAAAATGGGGGCGAAGGAAACGAAGGAAAAAATGA
- a CDS encoding MJ1255/VC2487 family glycosyltransferase — protein sequence MKLSIIIPTYNEEEYLPGLLESIKRQDFRDYEVIVADADSTDNTLRIAEDYGCRVVDGGLPAAGRNRGAAVARGELLLFLDADLVLTDGYLRDAVEEFESEGLGIAITQMIPLSTRKRDKILHEFANRFMILVESIKPHGAGCYGILARRDLHERVGGFDESLDFGEDTDYIERIGKISKFKVLRKPRVLVSIRRLEKEGLRNLAFKYTRSTIYDFMGKRLSAEDLNYEFGYDKKPRVLYSVCGEGMGHAIRSGVILEELVKDHEVLIFASDRAYRYLSSKFDNVHEIYGFNTVYEDNSVNDVKTFVRAMRTFPRDLKENLKLLYRTARDFKPDVVVSDFEFYASLISNMLRIPLISIDNMHVITKCRIEYPDRFRKDKLKAEAVVRSFIVRPRRYLITSYFFPEVRDPERVSMYPPVLREEIRNLKPYYGDHVLVYQTSKSNEKLLEILRSIDRKFIVYGFDVDREEGNLLFRKFNEDRFFRDFESAAAVITNGGFTLISEALHLKKPVYSVPVRGQFEQILNAVYLERLGYGEFHEEIRRESIEEFLGRLDIYRKNLEGYDDGNNEIIDALKKTIRECAGGC from the coding sequence ATGAAGCTCAGTATAATCATACCAACCTACAATGAGGAGGAATACCTTCCAGGACTCCTTGAAAGTATAAAAAGGCAGGATTTCAGGGACTACGAGGTCATAGTTGCAGATGCAGACTCGACCGACAATACCCTAAGGATAGCTGAGGATTACGGTTGCCGTGTTGTTGACGGAGGACTGCCGGCAGCTGGAAGAAACCGTGGCGCTGCCGTCGCCCGCGGCGAACTCCTCCTCTTCCTTGACGCTGACCTTGTACTCACAGACGGCTACCTCAGGGACGCCGTTGAGGAGTTCGAATCAGAGGGCCTTGGAATAGCAATAACCCAGATGATACCACTTTCAACAAGGAAAAGGGATAAGATACTCCATGAATTTGCGAACAGGTTCATGATACTTGTTGAGTCCATAAAGCCCCATGGTGCCGGTTGCTACGGTATACTGGCCAGGAGGGATCTTCATGAAAGGGTTGGGGGCTTTGATGAGTCCCTTGACTTCGGCGAGGACACCGACTACATAGAACGGATAGGGAAAATAAGTAAATTCAAGGTCCTCAGAAAGCCGAGGGTGCTTGTATCCATCCGTAGACTTGAAAAGGAGGGACTCAGGAACCTTGCATTCAAGTACACCAGGAGCACGATATATGATTTCATGGGAAAAAGGCTCAGTGCAGAGGACCTCAACTACGAATTCGGTTATGATAAAAAGCCACGGGTCCTCTACTCGGTCTGCGGTGAGGGTATGGGTCATGCTATAAGGAGCGGTGTGATCCTGGAAGAACTTGTAAAGGACCATGAGGTACTCATATTTGCAAGTGACCGCGCCTACAGATACCTGAGCAGCAAATTCGATAACGTCCATGAGATATACGGTTTCAACACGGTCTATGAGGACAACTCCGTTAATGATGTTAAAACATTTGTCAGGGCCATGAGGACATTCCCCAGGGACCTGAAGGAGAACCTTAAGCTCCTCTACCGCACAGCAAGGGACTTTAAACCGGATGTTGTTGTCTCTGACTTTGAATTCTATGCCAGCCTCATAAGTAACATGCTTCGAATACCCCTCATAAGCATAGACAACATGCATGTTATAACCAAGTGCAGGATCGAGTACCCTGATAGGTTCAGGAAGGACAAGCTGAAGGCCGAGGCCGTGGTGAGGTCCTTTATCGTCAGGCCGAGGAGATACCTTATAACAAGTTACTTCTTCCCCGAGGTCAGGGACCCTGAGAGGGTGTCCATGTATCCCCCGGTACTGAGGGAGGAGATAAGGAACCTTAAGCCGTACTATGGTGACCATGTCCTGGTCTACCAGACAAGTAAATCCAATGAGAAGCTCCTTGAAATACTCAGAAGCATTGACAGGAAGTTTATCGTCTATGGATTTGATGTCGACAGAGAGGAGGGGAACCTCCTCTTCAGGAAATTCAATGAGGACCGCTTCTTCAGGGACTTTGAATCTGCCGCTGCGGTCATCACAAACGGTGGTTTCACCCTTATAAGCGAGGCCCTCCACCTTAAGAAGCCCGTCTACAGCGTCCCTGTCAGGGGCCAGTTTGAGCAGATACTCAATGCTGTTTACCTTGAAAGGCTGGGTTACGGTGAATTCCACGAGGAAATACGCAGGGAATCCATTGAAGAGTTCCTTGGCCGCCTGGACATCTACAGAAAGAACCTTGAAGGATACGATGATGGTAACAATGAGATAATAGATGCCCTTAAAAAAACAATAAGGGAGTGCGCAGGGGGATGTTAA
- a CDS encoding sulfite exporter TauE/SafE family protein has product MDLLLYTMVLLITGATAGLATGLLGVGGGFIIVPALYFIMESMGIPMDTAIRTAFGTSLAVILPTALNGARSHYRRGFLDLKEAVPIGVLGFLGSMAGAYTAGIFSAEVLKSFFGSLLLFIALQMIFSGKIDRGSKLRGAAPPLGFITGLLSGLLGIGGGVVLVPLLVMMAGFDVLEAVGTSSIVIALTAAGGTVSYIYSGIGKASLPFSAGYVNLLQFMVIVFMSIPFSWIGASLAHSVDVRYIRYLFIVMLLLTGLRMIF; this is encoded by the coding sequence ATGGATTTACTGCTCTACACCATGGTACTCCTCATCACGGGGGCGACAGCAGGCCTTGCAACAGGACTCCTTGGTGTGGGAGGGGGCTTCATAATAGTCCCTGCCCTCTACTTCATAATGGAATCCATGGGGATACCCATGGATACTGCCATAAGAACAGCCTTCGGGACGAGTCTTGCAGTGATCCTCCCGACGGCCCTGAACGGTGCCAGGTCACATTACCGGAGGGGATTTCTGGACCTGAAGGAGGCCGTACCCATAGGGGTCCTTGGATTTCTGGGGAGCATGGCAGGAGCATACACGGCAGGCATTTTCAGTGCAGAGGTCCTCAAATCCTTTTTCGGATCACTGCTACTTTTTATAGCACTTCAGATGATATTCTCAGGGAAAATTGATCGGGGAAGCAAACTGAGGGGCGCAGCACCCCCCCTAGGATTCATTACAGGCCTGCTTTCAGGCCTTCTGGGGATTGGTGGGGGAGTGGTCCTTGTACCCCTCCTTGTGATGATGGCGGGATTCGATGTCCTTGAAGCGGTGGGCACATCATCCATTGTCATCGCACTGACAGCAGCAGGAGGCACGGTCTCATACATATACAGTGGCATTGGAAAGGCCTCACTCCCCTTTTCTGCAGGATACGTGAACCTCTTGCAGTTCATGGTCATAGTCTTCATGAGCATACCCTTCTCATGGATCGGGGCCAGCTTGGCCCACAGTGTTGATGTGAGGTACATAAGGTATCTTTTCATCGTCATGCTCCTTTTAACGGGCCTCAGAATGATTTTTTAA